A stretch of the Desulfobacter sp. genome encodes the following:
- the lptC gene encoding LPS export ABC transporter periplasmic protein LptC translates to MTGSGKKKFILPLALILGAIFIGLGIFYYVNHLLTTPITIENINVDAKAALKLNVLEQVSKKNGITEWKLKASSATLLKDEQKAILKDVDVTFYTKEKTIVHLTANQGVLNTKTHDLSFTENVIVRYQAYTMKSETLHYDKEPHIIHTDSGVVIDDGQSVLEADAMVTKLNQNLIFLKGRVKGNFSEKFDLP, encoded by the coding sequence ATGACAGGCTCAGGCAAAAAAAAATTCATCCTGCCTCTGGCCCTGATTTTGGGAGCCATTTTTATCGGGCTTGGGATCTTTTACTATGTCAATCATTTACTGACCACCCCCATCACCATTGAAAATATCAATGTGGATGCCAAGGCGGCATTAAAGCTTAATGTTCTTGAGCAGGTCTCCAAAAAGAACGGAATAACCGAATGGAAACTCAAGGCATCCTCTGCCACCTTGCTCAAAGACGAGCAAAAGGCAATTCTCAAAGATGTGGATGTTACTTTTTACACCAAAGAAAAGACCATTGTCCACCTCACCGCAAACCAGGGCGTTTTGAACACCAAAACCCATGATTTAAGCTTTACCGAGAATGTAATCGTCCGTTATCAGGCCTACACTATGAAAAGTGAAACATTGCATTATGACAAAGAACCACATATAATACACACCGATTCAGGGGTGGTGATTGACGATGGCCAATCTGTTCTTGAAGCGGACGCCATGGTAACCAAACTCAATCAGAACCTAATCTTTTTAAAAGGACGTGTAAAAGGAAACTTCAGTGAAAAATTCGATCTACCATAA